In one window of Gudongella oleilytica DNA:
- the orr gene encoding ornithine racemase Orr codes for MAYPRIVVDTKKVENNVRKITNLAKSRGVTVAGVTKVFCAQPELVKAYIDGGVDFLADSRLQNLKRMKDFPLPKIMLRLPMISEAEELVRYADYSLNSELETVKALDKAAEKNNKKHNIIIMADLGDLREGYFKEDELLKAIEEMLKLRWIKISGLGVNLTCYGGVIPNQKILKRLTDLAERVRNDYGLPLEIVSGGNSSSVYMLEGEFPEGINHLRLGEVFVIGTESAYGNQMEGTDPTAFVLEAEIIEVKEKPSVPTEEIGRDAFGQVPTFVDRGVRKRLLCAVGKQDLDIGTLKPEDNGLIVLGGSSDHLIVDGSDSETDYKVGDVVRFNMHYVSILRLMTSEFVEKYYI; via the coding sequence ATGGCTTATCCAAGAATAGTAGTAGACACAAAAAAAGTAGAGAACAACGTAAGAAAAATAACTAACCTGGCTAAGTCCAGGGGCGTTACCGTGGCAGGAGTAACAAAGGTATTCTGCGCACAGCCTGAGCTGGTTAAGGCATATATTGATGGCGGCGTCGATTTTCTGGCAGACTCAAGGCTTCAAAACCTTAAGAGGATGAAGGATTTCCCGCTTCCTAAAATAATGCTGAGGCTGCCGATGATATCTGAGGCTGAAGAGCTGGTAAGGTACGCAGATTATTCCCTTAACTCCGAGCTTGAGACAGTAAAGGCTCTTGATAAAGCAGCTGAAAAAAACAACAAGAAACACAACATTATCATCATGGCTGATCTTGGTGACCTGAGAGAAGGCTACTTCAAGGAAGATGAACTCCTCAAAGCAATAGAAGAGATGTTAAAACTTAGATGGATAAAAATTTCTGGTCTTGGTGTAAACCTGACCTGCTACGGCGGAGTAATACCAAATCAGAAGATCCTGAAAAGACTGACAGACCTGGCCGAGAGAGTAAGAAATGATTATGGCCTTCCACTTGAGATAGTATCAGGTGGAAACTCAAGTTCAGTATATATGCTGGAGGGAGAATTCCCTGAAGGCATAAACCATCTAAGGCTTGGGGAGGTATTTGTAATAGGGACAGAATCAGCATACGGCAATCAAATGGAGGGAACGGACCCCACAGCCTTCGTACTTGAGGCTGAGATAATAGAGGTCAAGGAAAAGCCTTCAGTCCCGACAGAGGAAATCGGCAGAGATGCATTCGGACAGGTTCCAACCTTTGTTGACAGAGGAGTAAGAAAAAGACTTCTATGTGCAGTTGGCAAGCAGGATCTTGACATTGGTACACTGAAACCAGAGGACAATGGATTGATCGTTCTTGGTGGAAGCTCAGATCATCTTATAGTCGACGGCTCTGATTCCGAAACCGATTACAAGGTAGGCGATGTAGTGAGATTCAACATGCACTACGTCAGCATACTTCGTCTGATGACCTCTGAGTTCGTAGAAAAGTACTATATTTAA
- the ortA gene encoding 2-amino-4-oxopentanoate thiolase subunit OrtA: MDAKRGDWVRIHKTILNVGERAPNIPEDTQSVPLEMWDKGFLMNETANKGDLVEIETYIGRKVEGTLIEINPYWDHDYGKAVPELLYIGRQARELLEEGADNE; encoded by the coding sequence ATGGATGCAAAAAGAGGAGACTGGGTAAGGATCCACAAAACGATCCTGAACGTTGGAGAACGAGCTCCAAATATACCTGAGGACACACAAAGCGTACCTCTTGAGATGTGGGATAAGGGCTTCCTGATGAATGAAACAGCCAATAAGGGAGATTTGGTTGAAATAGAGACCTATATCGGAAGAAAGGTAGAGGGCACCCTAATTGAAATAAATCCATACTGGGATCATGACTACGGTAAGGCTGTTCCAGAGCTATTGTATATTGGCAGACAAGCCAGAGAACTGTTGGAAGAAGGTGCAGATAATGAGTAA
- the oraE gene encoding D-ornithine 4,5-aminomutase subunit OraE: MELKPNQKLDIKELLKDLESYRPKRRGWHWREGVGEKRQIGKFEYYDSSESLKQSQPLPAAKYFDSIDPQPQPVITTEIASGRFEDDIRRMRMAAWHGADHIMVIRTAGQSHFESLIEGTPQGVGGIPISRKQVRAQRKALDLIEEEVGRPINYHSYVSGVAGPEIAVMFAEEGVNGAHQDPQYNVLYRNINMIRSFVDAAEAKKVMTWADIAQIDGAHNANATAREAWKVMPELMVQHAINSIFSVKVGMKKGNICLSTVPPTAPPAPSMRLDLPYAVALRDLFKEYRMRAQMNTKYMESSTREATVTHVLNLLISQLTSADIQSTITPDEGRNVPWHIYNIEAIDTAKQAFNGMDGLMSMIELKKDSKELGGKVRELKERAVLFMEEMLEIGGYFEAVQAGFFVDSGQYPERNGDGIIRKIDAGVGAGTVFERDSDYMAPVTAHFGYNNVAQYGEEFVSEPSKLIGGGTFEDPSKIIYIDELDETDNVNVRLEEVKELVGTTKIKPEMEWRGDGIVHLTMFLPTDIRTAEFAALEFAKKMNLTDCEVIHKEIMQEAEGTRVEIKGRLNMTIDTTTLVIPPKPEELSEDELRKDIAAKPMKVVAATVGEDEHSVGIREIIDIKHGGIEKYGIECHILGTSVAVEKLVDAAIEMNADAVLTSTIISHDDIHYKNMQKLHDYAIEKGVRDKMMFISGGTQVSNELAVAHGMDAGFGRGTKGSHVATFLVKKRREMTNED; the protein is encoded by the coding sequence ATGGAATTGAAACCTAATCAAAAATTGGACATAAAAGAGCTTTTAAAGGACCTGGAAAGCTACAGGCCTAAGAGAAGAGGCTGGCACTGGAGAGAGGGCGTAGGTGAAAAGAGGCAAATAGGTAAATTTGAATACTACGATTCCTCAGAGAGCCTGAAGCAAAGCCAACCGCTCCCGGCAGCAAAGTACTTTGACTCCATAGACCCACAGCCGCAGCCTGTAATCACTACCGAGATCGCATCAGGAAGGTTTGAGGATGACATCAGAAGAATGAGAATGGCTGCATGGCATGGAGCTGACCACATTATGGTTATTCGTACTGCTGGCCAGTCACACTTTGAAAGCCTTATTGAGGGAACACCACAGGGAGTAGGCGGTATTCCCATAAGCAGAAAGCAGGTAAGGGCTCAGAGAAAGGCACTTGACCTTATTGAGGAAGAAGTAGGAAGGCCCATAAACTACCACTCATACGTATCGGGCGTAGCTGGTCCGGAGATCGCTGTAATGTTTGCTGAGGAAGGCGTAAACGGAGCTCATCAGGACCCACAATACAACGTTCTTTACAGAAACATAAATATGATCCGTTCCTTCGTGGATGCTGCTGAGGCTAAAAAGGTAATGACCTGGGCAGATATAGCTCAGATCGACGGAGCTCACAATGCCAATGCAACTGCGAGAGAAGCATGGAAGGTAATGCCTGAGCTTATGGTTCAGCATGCAATCAACTCCATATTCTCAGTAAAGGTTGGAATGAAGAAGGGAAATATTTGCCTTTCTACAGTACCTCCAACAGCTCCGCCAGCTCCAAGTATGAGACTTGACCTCCCATATGCAGTAGCGTTGAGAGATCTCTTCAAAGAATACAGAATGAGAGCACAGATGAATACCAAGTACATGGAATCCTCCACAAGAGAGGCAACTGTTACCCATGTACTGAATCTTTTGATCTCACAACTGACATCGGCTGATATTCAGTCTACCATAACTCCTGACGAAGGAAGAAACGTTCCCTGGCATATATACAACATCGAAGCAATAGATACTGCAAAGCAAGCCTTCAATGGCATGGACGGCTTGATGTCGATGATAGAGCTTAAGAAGGACAGCAAGGAGTTAGGAGGCAAGGTGAGAGAACTTAAGGAAAGAGCAGTTCTCTTTATGGAAGAGATGCTTGAAATAGGTGGTTACTTCGAGGCAGTTCAGGCAGGATTTTTCGTTGACTCCGGACAATACCCGGAGAGAAATGGCGATGGGATAATTAGAAAGATCGATGCTGGCGTCGGAGCAGGGACAGTGTTCGAAAGAGATTCTGACTATATGGCTCCTGTAACTGCACACTTCGGATACAATAATGTAGCTCAATACGGTGAGGAATTTGTTTCTGAGCCATCAAAGCTTATCGGCGGCGGAACCTTCGAGGATCCCTCAAAGATAATCTATATCGATGAGCTTGATGAGACAGATAACGTGAACGTAAGACTTGAAGAGGTCAAGGAGTTAGTTGGAACTACAAAGATCAAACCGGAAATGGAGTGGAGGGGAGACGGGATCGTCCACCTTACAATGTTCCTTCCAACAGATATAAGAACAGCAGAATTCGCAGCTCTTGAATTCGCAAAGAAGATGAATCTTACCGACTGCGAGGTCATCCACAAGGAGATCATGCAGGAGGCAGAGGGAACCAGAGTAGAGATCAAGGGAAGACTTAACATGACTATCGATACCACTACCCTTGTAATTCCTCCCAAGCCTGAGGAGCTGTCTGAGGATGAGCTTAGAAAGGACATAGCTGCAAAGCCGATGAAGGTAGTGGCAGCAACCGTCGGAGAGGATGAGCATTCAGTAGGCATAAGGGAAATCATTGATATTAAACACGGCGGAATCGAGAAATATGGTATAGAGTGTCACATACTCGGTACCTCAGTAGCAGTTGAGAAGCTTGTCGATGCTGCCATAGAGATGAATGCTGATGCTGTATTGACTTCAACGATCATCTCCCATGACGACATACACTACAAGAACATGCAGAAGCTTCATGACTACGCAATAGAGAAGGGCGTTAGAGACAAAATGATGTTTATCTCCGGTGGAACTCAGGTATCCAATGAGCTTGCAGTGGCTCATGGAATGGATGCAGGCTTCGGGAGAGGTACCAAGGGCTCACATGTAGCCACATTCCTGGTGAAGAAGAGACGTGAAATGACCAATGAAGATTGA
- the ortB gene encoding 2-amino-4-oxopentanoate thiolase subunit OrtB, protein MSNDRSFSAVMARKQEIMKKSVGIDYEIFESGSISFDYERMMKETGYSLKEIEEIQKQTSVGNTPLYELRNITKLARKYAEPGKGARIFIKDEASNPSGSFKARRAATAVYHAQRLGYKGVIAATSGNYGAAVASQAAMRGLKCIIVQECYDSRGVGQPEIIEKARACEAYGAEVVQLSVGPELFYSFLLLLEDTGYFNASLYTPFGIAGVETLGYELSMQFREQEGRDPDVVVITNAGGGNLTGTARGLIKAGALDTEIVGASVSLAGLHMASDTQFNKKSFTTGHTGFGIPFATWPDRSDVPRSAARPLRYIDRYVTVNQGSVFYMTELLAQVEGLERGPAGNTALAAAFKVAQELEQDQIVVVQETEYTGAGKHILPQLTFAKENGIEILIGDPSQEIPGKNIILPKDPGYLCIEELDLEKTRKSYIRNCITNYNVNKATAEDLAFLIADTKSNEGFVRAVLAELDIEVETEAK, encoded by the coding sequence ATGAGTAATGATAGAAGCTTCAGCGCTGTAATGGCAAGAAAACAGGAAATAATGAAGAAATCAGTTGGAATCGACTATGAGATATTTGAATCAGGCTCTATATCCTTCGATTACGAGAGAATGATGAAGGAAACCGGATACAGTCTGAAGGAGATCGAGGAGATCCAAAAGCAGACATCAGTAGGGAATACACCTTTATATGAACTAAGAAATATAACCAAGCTGGCTAGGAAGTATGCAGAACCTGGAAAGGGAGCAAGAATATTTATAAAGGATGAGGCAAGCAACCCTTCAGGAAGCTTTAAGGCAAGAAGAGCTGCAACAGCAGTTTATCACGCGCAAAGACTCGGCTATAAGGGAGTTATTGCAGCTACGTCAGGAAACTACGGAGCAGCGGTTGCATCCCAGGCTGCCATGAGAGGCTTAAAGTGCATCATAGTTCAGGAATGCTACGACTCCAGAGGAGTAGGACAGCCTGAGATCATTGAAAAGGCAAGAGCATGTGAGGCGTATGGAGCAGAGGTAGTTCAGCTTTCAGTTGGGCCTGAGCTTTTCTATTCCTTCCTTTTGCTGCTGGAGGATACAGGATACTTCAATGCATCGCTATACACTCCATTTGGCATAGCTGGAGTTGAGACTCTTGGCTACGAGCTTTCAATGCAGTTCAGAGAGCAGGAAGGGAGAGACCCCGATGTTGTGGTTATCACCAATGCAGGCGGCGGCAATCTTACAGGTACAGCCCGCGGGCTTATAAAGGCTGGCGCACTTGATACAGAAATAGTTGGCGCATCAGTAAGCCTTGCAGGTCTTCATATGGCCAGCGACACTCAATTCAACAAGAAATCCTTTACAACTGGGCACACAGGATTTGGTATACCATTTGCAACCTGGCCGGACAGGTCAGACGTTCCAAGATCGGCAGCAAGACCTCTTAGATATATCGACAGATACGTTACTGTCAATCAGGGCTCCGTATTCTATATGACAGAGTTGTTGGCTCAGGTGGAAGGTCTGGAAAGAGGACCTGCAGGGAACACTGCTTTGGCAGCAGCCTTTAAGGTAGCACAGGAGCTTGAACAGGACCAGATAGTAGTAGTTCAGGAAACAGAATACACAGGAGCAGGAAAGCATATCCTTCCCCAGCTTACATTTGCCAAGGAGAATGGCATAGAGATCCTTATTGGCGATCCCAGCCAGGAGATCCCGGGAAAGAACATAATTCTTCCAAAGGATCCCGGATACCTTTGCATAGAAGAGCTTGATCTTGAAAAAACCAGGAAGTCTTATATAAGAAACTGCATAACCAATTATAATGTAAATAAGGCAACAGCTGAGGATCTTGCATTCCTGATCGCTGACACCAAGTCGAATGAAGGATTCGTAAGAGCTGTATTAGCTGAATTAGATATCGAAGTTGAAACGGAGGCGAAATAA
- a CDS encoding sigma-54 interaction domain-containing protein translates to MKKADLNELLVQNILRHGNIGIHVIDKERKTIVYNEAMAELEGLEIFQVMDRDILDIFPSLNEYTSTLIKVMNSGEPIINSTQTYFNYRGHSITTISSTLPLISDGHVIGAMEIAQDVTNLRKLSDQLLELQQELKQTKQETKKTPQIRKYNFTSIIGNNRSLSIAKEIAERASETASSVLIFGETGTGKEMFAQSIHNHGVRKGNTFIAQNCAAIPDSLLEGILFGTEKGGFTGAIEREGIFEQANGGTLLLDEINSMSLPLQAKLLRVLQEGYIRRIGGIRDIPVDVRIIATTNEDPKVSLENGTLRRDLYYRLSVINIHIPPLRDRLDDLKLLIKFFIQKYNELLNKNIDKVSEEVMEDFRNYSWPGNIRELENFIEGAMNMVSSRDKVLNRENFITSSFIPKGKPLTANLSGRLPEETLPEILEDVERSIIQEIMKRYDHNISNTARHLGIKRQTLQYKLRKD, encoded by the coding sequence ATGAAGAAAGCAGACCTGAATGAGCTATTGGTGCAAAATATTTTGCGGCATGGGAATATTGGGATCCATGTAATAGACAAGGAAAGAAAAACCATTGTCTACAATGAAGCTATGGCTGAGCTTGAAGGCCTGGAGATCTTCCAGGTCATGGACAGGGACATTTTGGACATTTTCCCCAGCCTAAACGAATATACTTCTACCCTGATCAAGGTTATGAACTCCGGAGAACCCATAATTAACAGCACACAGACATACTTCAATTATCGGGGTCATTCTATCACCACGATCAGCTCCACTCTTCCATTGATATCTGATGGTCATGTAATTGGTGCAATGGAGATCGCCCAGGATGTAACAAATCTTAGAAAGCTATCAGATCAGCTTTTAGAACTGCAGCAGGAGCTGAAACAAACGAAGCAGGAGACGAAAAAAACTCCTCAAATAAGAAAGTATAACTTTACAAGTATAATTGGGAACAACAGAAGCCTTTCAATTGCCAAGGAAATAGCTGAGAGAGCCAGTGAAACAGCTTCAAGTGTACTTATCTTTGGAGAGACAGGCACAGGCAAGGAAATGTTCGCCCAAAGCATCCACAATCACGGAGTACGCAAGGGCAACACCTTCATAGCTCAAAACTGTGCAGCAATACCTGACTCGCTTCTCGAAGGGATACTCTTCGGAACAGAGAAAGGGGGATTTACCGGGGCGATTGAAAGAGAGGGAATTTTTGAACAGGCAAATGGCGGGACTCTTTTGCTGGATGAGATAAATTCCATGAGCTTGCCACTCCAGGCAAAACTTTTAAGGGTTCTTCAGGAGGGCTATATAAGAAGGATAGGCGGAATTAGAGACATCCCTGTGGATGTAAGAATAATTGCTACAACAAATGAGGATCCGAAGGTTAGCCTTGAAAATGGGACCCTAAGACGAGACCTTTACTACAGACTCAGTGTAATCAATATACATATACCTCCTCTCAGGGACAGACTGGATGATCTCAAGCTTCTAATAAAGTTTTTTATTCAGAAATACAATGAACTGCTAAATAAAAACATAGACAAGGTCTCAGAGGAAGTGATGGAGGACTTCAGAAACTACAGCTGGCCGGGGAACATCAGGGAACTGGAAAACTTCATCGAGGGTGCCATGAATATGGTTTCCTCAAGGGATAAGGTCCTTAACAGAGAGAATTTTATTACATCCAGCTTCATACCGAAGGGAAAGCCATTGACAGCAAATCTGTCAGGGAGACTTCCAGAGGAAACTCTGCCTGAAATACTTGAGGATGTCGAAAGATCAATAATTCAGGAAATAATGAAGCGATACGACCACAACATTTCAAACACTGCCAGACATCTTGGAATAAAGCGTCAAACCCTTCAATATAAGCTCAGGAAAGATTAA
- a CDS encoding ornithine aminomutase subunit alpha → MKRADDFQDRRKHLADLSDEQLEARFWELAEKLVDPIIELGYKNTSPSIERSVLLRMGFSSVEAKGIVDNAIDRGLIGKGAGHIVYKLAKAKNIGIREAGLMLVDGASWDEVKPLFNGGAK, encoded by the coding sequence ATGAAAAGAGCAGACGATTTTCAGGACAGGAGAAAACATCTTGCCGATCTCTCTGACGAGCAGCTTGAGGCGAGATTTTGGGAGTTGGCTGAAAAGCTTGTTGATCCGATAATAGAACTGGGATATAAGAATACCAGTCCATCCATTGAGAGAAGTGTGCTTCTTAGAATGGGCTTTTCAAGCGTAGAGGCAAAGGGTATCGTCGACAATGCAATAGACAGGGGACTCATTGGCAAAGGTGCAGGACACATAGTCTATAAGCTCGCCAAGGCAAAGAACATCGGTATCAGAGAAGCTGGTCTTATGCTGGTTGACGGAGCTTCCTGGGATGAGGTCAAACCACTGTTTAACGGAGGTGCGAAATAA
- a CDS encoding GlmL-related ornithine degradation protein, whose amino-acid sequence MKIDLLVAEIGSTTTVVNAFHNISTNPEFLGQGQGATSVLQGDVNIGLKEAIDDLCRNLKVDSVEYGELIATSSAAGGLRMTVHGLVYDMTVRAAKEAALGAGANIKFVTAGKLRKSDLRKIKEINPNIILIAGGVDYGERETALHNSELIAELKLSIPVIYAGNIENQDDVKDIFEESGDELYLVENVYPKIDELNIEPTRRVIQDVFERHIIHAPGMEHIRELVTGNIMPTPGAVMEASQLLYNEIGDLVTIDVGGATTDVHSVTEDSEEIARIILSPEPKAKRTVEGDLGVYVNMRNIVAMVGEDVLMKELELDEPAFQNLIEHHKPIPVSELEKRFVEVLTEHAAITAIKRHGGRLKNLYGPSGKKTIAEGKDLTGVKYIVGTGGALTRLPGRLDILKNIPHSNNGTDLLPNKEAEILIDNHYIMASLGVMSKKYPEIALDLMLKSMGLR is encoded by the coding sequence ATGAAGATTGATCTTCTCGTTGCCGAGATAGGCAGCACGACAACTGTAGTAAACGCCTTTCATAATATATCCACAAATCCGGAATTCCTCGGACAAGGGCAGGGGGCAACCTCTGTCCTTCAGGGGGATGTGAATATTGGACTAAAGGAAGCAATAGACGATCTGTGCAGAAATCTAAAAGTGGACTCTGTGGAGTATGGTGAACTAATAGCCACCAGCTCTGCTGCGGGTGGTCTTAGGATGACGGTACACGGTCTTGTCTATGATATGACGGTGAGAGCGGCAAAGGAAGCAGCTCTTGGTGCAGGTGCAAACATCAAGTTCGTAACAGCAGGAAAGCTCAGGAAGTCAGATCTTCGAAAAATAAAGGAAATCAATCCCAATATTATCCTTATAGCCGGAGGTGTAGACTACGGCGAAAGGGAAACTGCCCTGCACAACAGTGAGCTGATAGCAGAGCTGAAACTTAGTATTCCTGTGATTTATGCTGGAAACATCGAGAATCAGGACGATGTAAAGGATATTTTCGAGGAATCGGGAGACGAGCTTTACCTCGTAGAGAATGTTTATCCAAAGATCGATGAGCTAAATATCGAGCCGACAAGAAGGGTCATACAGGATGTATTTGAAAGGCACATCATACATGCACCGGGGATGGAGCATATAAGAGAGCTTGTAACAGGAAATATAATGCCAACACCTGGAGCGGTAATGGAGGCCAGTCAGCTTTTATACAATGAGATAGGCGACCTGGTAACCATAGATGTGGGTGGGGCAACGACAGACGTCCATTCAGTGACAGAGGACAGCGAAGAGATCGCAAGGATCATCCTTAGCCCTGAGCCAAAGGCAAAGAGAACTGTAGAGGGTGACCTTGGCGTATACGTGAATATGAGGAATATTGTCGCCATGGTAGGCGAAGACGTTCTGATGAAGGAACTGGAACTGGATGAACCAGCTTTCCAAAATCTTATAGAGCACCATAAACCGATTCCTGTATCAGAGCTTGAAAAGCGCTTTGTGGAGGTTCTGACAGAGCATGCTGCCATCACTGCAATAAAAAGACACGGTGGAAGACTTAAGAATCTCTATGGACCAAGTGGCAAGAAGACCATAGCCGAAGGTAAGGACCTCACTGGAGTTAAGTATATCGTAGGAACAGGGGGAGCTCTGACCAGACTGCCTGGAAGACTTGATATCCTTAAGAACATACCTCATTCAAACAACGGAACAGATCTGTTGCCTAATAAAGAGGCTGAAATTTTGATAGATAATCACTATATCATGGCATCTCTGGGTGTAATGAGCAAGAAATACCCCGAGATCGCCCTTGACCTTATGCTAAAAAGCATGGGTTTGAGATAG
- the nrdR gene encoding transcriptional regulator NrdR, whose translation MKCPYCEFPESKVVDSRPTDEGQAIRRRRECMGCGKRFTTYEKIEELPIIVVKKDGNRQTYDRNKLMNGIIKACEKRPVSMSTIERIVDDIEKNLFNSLENEVTSVEIGEMVMNKLKDVDEVAYVRFASVYRQFKDVNSFMEELKKILDESK comes from the coding sequence ATGAAATGTCCTTACTGTGAGTTTCCCGAATCAAAGGTAGTCGACTCAAGGCCCACCGATGAGGGACAGGCTATCAGAAGAAGAAGGGAATGCATGGGCTGCGGCAAAAGATTTACTACTTATGAAAAAATCGAGGAACTTCCTATAATCGTAGTAAAGAAGGATGGAAACAGACAGACCTACGACAGAAACAAGCTTATGAACGGAATAATCAAGGCTTGCGAGAAAAGACCTGTATCTATGTCCACAATCGAAAGAATAGTGGACGACATAGAGAAAAACTTGTTCAACTCCCTTGAAAATGAGGTAACCTCTGTTGAAATAGGTGAGATGGTGATGAATAAGCTCAAGGACGTGGACGAAGTAGCCTATGTAAGATTTGCTTCGGTCTACAGACAGTTCAAGGATGTCAACTCCTTCATGGAGGAGTTGAAAAAAATACTTGATGAAAGCAAATAG
- the ord gene encoding 2,4-diaminopentanoate dehydrogenase, with protein sequence MRKENVKVIIWGLGAMGSGMADMLLKKKGVEIVGVVGRGSKVGKSMYDFIKTERGDRPDVIIGTPEDVIKEGAADVVLAATDSFTKTAFERLKFILEKKINVVSSAEEMAYPMAQSPEEAKKLDEIAKANGVSIIGTGINPGLIMDLLVVTMTGCCEEVDHILARRVNSLSPFGPAVMEEQGIGITKEEFEEGVRTGHLSGHVGFHESIHMVADAIGWKVEKVTTSMEPIMTDVDRKSPYGFAKAGNVAGCAMKGFGYVDGELKIEMDHPQQIEPEQVGVQTGDYVIIKGTPNINLVNSPEVPGGIGTIAMCVNMIPHIINARPGLKTMLDLPVPRAIMGDMRDLIED encoded by the coding sequence ATGAGAAAAGAAAATGTAAAGGTAATAATTTGGGGACTAGGAGCAATGGGAAGCGGAATGGCTGACATGCTGCTTAAGAAAAAGGGTGTTGAAATAGTAGGAGTTGTTGGAAGAGGCTCAAAGGTTGGCAAGAGCATGTACGATTTCATCAAAACCGAAAGAGGAGACAGACCTGATGTAATAATTGGAACTCCCGAAGACGTTATCAAGGAAGGCGCAGCGGACGTTGTTCTTGCGGCAACTGACTCCTTTACAAAGACAGCTTTTGAGAGACTGAAATTTATTCTTGAGAAAAAAATAAATGTCGTATCCTCAGCTGAAGAAATGGCCTATCCAATGGCACAATCACCTGAAGAAGCCAAGAAGCTTGACGAGATAGCCAAGGCAAACGGAGTATCAATAATCGGGACAGGTATCAATCCTGGACTTATTATGGACCTTCTGGTAGTAACAATGACGGGATGCTGCGAAGAAGTTGATCACATACTGGCAAGAAGAGTAAACAGTCTTTCACCATTTGGACCTGCAGTTATGGAAGAGCAGGGCATTGGTATCACCAAAGAAGAGTTCGAGGAAGGCGTAAGGACAGGCCATCTTTCAGGTCACGTAGGCTTCCACGAGTCCATCCACATGGTCGCTGATGCTATTGGCTGGAAGGTAGAGAAGGTAACTACTTCAATGGAGCCGATAATGACTGACGTAGACAGAAAATCTCCATATGGCTTTGCAAAGGCTGGGAATGTAGCAGGCTGTGCCATGAAGGGCTTTGGCTATGTCGATGGGGAACTGAAGATAGAAATGGATCACCCGCAGCAAATCGAGCCAGAGCAAGTTGGAGTACAAACTGGAGACTATGTAATAATAAAAGGAACTCCAAACATCAATTTGGTGAACTCTCCAGAGGTTCCGGGAGGAATCGGAACAATAGCTATGTGCGTAAACATGATCCCTCATATCATCAATGCAAGGCCAGGTCTTAAGACAATGCTTGATCTGCCGGTTCCAAGAGCTATCATGGGAGACATGAGAGACCTTATTGAAGACTAA